A window of the Bacteroides thetaiotaomicron VPI-5482 genome harbors these coding sequences:
- a CDS encoding DUF4984 domain-containing protein: MKKLLLGCIAAVAALIALSGCDQDKVAYNGPSYLMFSDTLYTYAVQETNEIFNVPISATVAADHDRTFAVEVIDRESNAVEGKHYKILSNTVTIKAGERSTNLEVQGIYDNLEINDSLGFALRLVIPETEQWGLYGTEAKVVMQKIRPFDIKNFTGYCVVSSTYFASYLNNLELRLVTSDIVEGKENTIAIHGLYYDGYDTEITFNREDVQEPLVEMDEQLCASTATAFGTIYGDGKLLMNQPTAYTSYFSTNENFVLQYVTLSVNNRDGSSYGTVGTFVNVIEWISEAEAEKLKEQGY, encoded by the coding sequence ATGAAGAAATTATTATTAGGATGTATAGCAGCCGTTGCTGCTCTGATAGCTCTTTCCGGATGCGATCAGGACAAGGTGGCATACAACGGACCCAGTTATCTTATGTTTTCTGACACGCTTTATACGTATGCCGTGCAAGAAACGAATGAGATATTCAATGTTCCGATCTCTGCTACTGTGGCTGCCGATCACGACCGGACCTTCGCTGTCGAAGTAATTGATCGCGAAAGTAATGCCGTGGAAGGTAAGCATTATAAAATTCTGTCGAATACCGTTACCATTAAGGCGGGAGAAAGGAGTACCAATTTAGAGGTACAAGGTATTTATGATAATCTGGAAATTAATGATTCGCTGGGTTTTGCATTGCGACTGGTAATTCCTGAAACGGAACAATGGGGACTCTATGGAACTGAAGCAAAAGTTGTAATGCAGAAAATCCGTCCGTTTGACATTAAAAACTTTACAGGTTATTGTGTTGTCAGTTCGACTTATTTTGCAAGTTATTTGAACAATTTAGAATTGCGTTTGGTAACTTCGGATATCGTAGAAGGCAAAGAAAATACCATTGCCATACATGGTCTTTACTATGACGGATACGATACGGAAATCACTTTCAACCGTGAGGATGTTCAAGAACCCCTAGTTGAAATGGATGAACAGCTTTGTGCATCTACAGCAACGGCTTTCGGAACTATTTACGGTGACGGCAAGTTGCTGATGAATCAACCTACCGCTTATACTTCTTACTTCAGTACTAACGAAAATTTCGTCCTACAGTATGTCACGCTAAGCGTGAACAATAGAGATGGATCATCATACGGTACGGTTGGCACGTTTGTCAATGTGATCGAATGGATAAGCGAAGCAGAAGCGGAGAAATTAAAAGAACAAGGATATTAA
- a CDS encoding DUF5003 domain-containing protein translates to MDMKKFSLKPLGDSCMKMLCKSCFFIGLLMTFCLTACSDDDDDTVTPIFPEKQNIVCNAGEKKEFTFTANTNWSLASSTIWCKFQNNDTEEFVVSGTAGTQTVTIMATNENQNNDNASVAKLELTMGGQTIVIGEVTRSAAGYELKIFDEEGVEINELKVGYQHFSKFSVQANFRFAATNLPGWVELEGGSLVGPVNQKVSGGLKIIEDDNREKYPVPASDKNVITFSDEEGKAFYSFNVSYDGMTPGVLEMTLPSSNKYDWAVSLDGKTFTQSAGGVAGTGGSTTTLKNRVPFTVKTLNDDYEVVFVEKGSNNNDLYIMDASYNEWMRCEREGGKATLIVDEYTPASYEPAERVGYVLVFSRAQYEDIKDNLEATIIDGEDLVYKYEQSNLVLQFTQKETKGGGDELAITAVDGQTYNPIDCTSYTGGDADYFKSEYGVTGIFEIKQPASVATVAKMPFNWSNSVCYYFEDEQEANGVTEPISETDITIYTEAANGKDVFLIVSDESGNKLMLIVRISNAGSGGGGDVPFTVTTSQLAPVSCTAYDGSMGGANYFITQYEVTDISDIKNPPIGESIFVTLNTSSIVDFKCYDVDEKIVDASSDIEISEDWSTGKQNLNVWLGNGSSLTKTVFLIITGEDGSKHMLVINI, encoded by the coding sequence ATGGATATGAAAAAGTTTAGTTTAAAACCACTAGGAGATTCTTGCATGAAGATGTTGTGCAAGAGCTGCTTCTTCATTGGCTTACTTATGACTTTCTGCCTGACGGCATGTTCGGACGATGATGATGATACGGTGACTCCGATATTTCCGGAAAAACAAAATATTGTCTGTAATGCAGGCGAGAAAAAAGAGTTCACTTTCACGGCTAATACTAACTGGAGTTTGGCATCATCAACAATCTGGTGTAAGTTTCAGAACAACGATACGGAAGAGTTTGTAGTATCCGGAACTGCCGGAACGCAAACCGTAACAATCATGGCTACTAATGAAAACCAAAATAACGATAACGCAAGTGTGGCTAAGTTGGAGTTAACAATGGGTGGTCAGACTATTGTGATCGGTGAGGTTACGCGCTCGGCAGCAGGATATGAATTGAAAATATTCGATGAAGAAGGAGTAGAGATTAACGAACTGAAAGTAGGATACCAACACTTTTCTAAATTTAGTGTGCAAGCAAACTTCCGCTTTGCTGCTACCAATCTGCCGGGATGGGTGGAACTCGAAGGTGGTTCTCTTGTTGGTCCGGTTAATCAGAAAGTAAGTGGTGGCTTGAAAATAATAGAAGATGATAACCGTGAAAAATATCCGGTTCCGGCTTCAGATAAAAATGTGATAACGTTCTCGGATGAAGAAGGAAAAGCATTCTATTCTTTCAACGTTTCTTATGATGGTATGACTCCGGGTGTACTGGAAATGACACTTCCGTCATCTAATAAGTATGATTGGGCTGTATCTTTGGACGGAAAGACTTTTACTCAGAGCGCAGGTGGAGTGGCAGGTACCGGAGGCAGTACTACGACTCTTAAGAATCGTGTGCCTTTTACTGTTAAAACATTGAACGATGATTATGAGGTAGTATTCGTTGAAAAAGGAAGCAACAATAATGATTTGTATATCATGGATGCCAGCTATAATGAATGGATGCGTTGCGAACGTGAAGGTGGTAAAGCGACACTTATTGTAGACGAATATACTCCTGCTTCGTACGAACCGGCTGAAAGAGTTGGATATGTTCTTGTCTTCTCACGTGCTCAATATGAAGATATCAAAGATAATTTGGAAGCGACCATCATTGACGGTGAAGATTTGGTTTATAAATATGAGCAGTCTAATCTTGTTCTTCAGTTTACTCAGAAAGAAACGAAAGGCGGTGGCGATGAACTAGCCATTACTGCGGTAGACGGTCAAACATATAATCCTATTGATTGTACGTCTTATACAGGTGGCGATGCAGATTACTTTAAGTCAGAGTATGGCGTGACAGGAATTTTTGAGATAAAACAGCCTGCATCAGTCGCTACTGTGGCAAAAATGCCTTTTAATTGGAGCAATTCAGTTTGCTATTACTTTGAAGATGAACAAGAGGCCAATGGCGTTACTGAACCAATAAGCGAAACTGACATAACAATCTATACAGAGGCTGCAAACGGTAAAGATGTATTTTTAATAGTCTCTGATGAATCGGGAAATAAACTGATGTTGATTGTCAGAATCAGCAATGCCGGAAGTGGCGGTGGAGGAGATGTGCCCTTTACTGTAACTACCAGCCAATTAGCTCCTGTGAGTTGTACAGCTTATGATGGTAGTATGGGAGGTGCTAATTATTTCATTACCCAATATGAGGTAACTGATATTTCTGATATAAAAAATCCGCCGATTGGGGAGTCTATATTTGTGACACTTAATACATCCAGTATAGTTGATTTCAAATGTTATGATGTTGACGAAAAGATAGTTGATGCATCTTCAGATATTGAAATATCTGAAGATTGGAGTACCGGAAAGCAAAATTTGAATGTATGGTTGGGCAATGGAAGCAGTTTAACTAAAACTGTATTTTTAATAATTACCGGAGAAGACGGTAGCAAGCATATGCTGGTTATCAATATATAA
- a CDS encoding DUF4458 domain-containing protein, which produces MNLHKIYSIFFLPFIVGLLTMLVVTGCSDDDEELQSQYGYVQFKLYKSTSFEKGTTTRAVGKLESMSSAQKIKVVMTHNGTTVSQTLLLNAYNANNAEYGLRSDKLQLLAGTYKIVGYYLYDGLDEVLLAGPAGDDNELTVVSGGLLEKALTVDAVPHGTVTFKLSKEGISTRAAGEYLFSNIRYVDVTVMNSFNRVTTELKGMKVTYKEDSKEHQNPDNANDKYMDIGVATCDSAVWLPAGTYQVVAYTTYSQSGIKRSELETQSVRGESFTVIDNKLTKDANVPIQLKETAEYIKDYKALKAIWEALDGKNWRYYSGTINNTIHSLNWNFNKELDMWGDQPGVDLDNNGRVTGLSLAGFGAKGRVPDAIGQLTELKVLSFGTHSETVSGRLFGDEELTPDMSEERKHRIRMHYKKMFLDYDQRLNLSDLLQDAINRNPEMKPIKKDSRISLKDTQIGNLTNRITFISKAIQRLTKLQIIYFANSPFTYDNIAVDWEDANSDYAKQYENEELSWSNLKDLTDVELYNCPNMTQLPDFLYDLPELQSLNIACNRGISAAQLKADWTRLADDEDTGPKIQIFYMGYNNLEEFPASASLQKMVKLGLLDCVHNKVRHLEAFGTNVKLTDLKLDYNQIEEIPEDFCAFTDQVEGLGFSHNKLKYIPNIFNAKSVYVMGSVDFSYNKIGSEGRNISCSMDDYKGINASTVTLSYNEIQKFPTELFATGSPISTIILSNNLMTSIPENSLKPKDGNYKNTYLLTTIDLRFNKLTSLSDDFRATTLPYLSNMDVSYNCFSSFPTQPLNSSQLKAFGIRHQRDAEGNRILRQWPTGITTCPSLIQLQIGSNDIRKVDEKLTPQLYILDIADNPNISIDVTSVCPYIEAGMYVLLYDKTQDIRGCDALGIER; this is translated from the coding sequence ATGAATCTACATAAAATATACTCAATATTCTTCCTGCCTTTTATTGTCGGCCTGCTGACAATGTTGGTAGTGACAGGATGTTCCGATGATGACGAGGAGCTGCAAAGCCAATACGGTTATGTGCAGTTTAAACTCTATAAGAGTACCTCTTTTGAGAAAGGAACAACCACTCGTGCTGTGGGCAAACTTGAATCAATGTCTAGTGCACAGAAGATAAAGGTGGTGATGACGCATAACGGTACCACCGTTTCACAAACTCTGCTTCTGAACGCATACAATGCGAACAATGCGGAATATGGTCTGCGTAGTGACAAATTGCAATTACTGGCCGGTACTTATAAGATTGTCGGCTATTATTTGTATGACGGTCTTGATGAGGTACTGTTGGCAGGACCTGCCGGCGATGACAATGAACTGACAGTTGTAAGTGGAGGATTGCTGGAAAAAGCATTGACTGTAGATGCAGTTCCGCATGGAACCGTTACCTTTAAATTGTCGAAAGAAGGAATTAGTACACGTGCAGCCGGCGAATACTTATTCAGCAATATTCGCTATGTCGATGTTACGGTGATGAATTCCTTTAATCGTGTCACCACAGAATTGAAGGGGATGAAAGTCACCTATAAAGAAGATTCTAAAGAACACCAAAATCCCGATAATGCCAATGATAAGTATATGGATATAGGTGTAGCAACATGCGACTCTGCCGTATGGCTTCCTGCCGGTACCTATCAGGTAGTAGCATATACCACCTACTCACAAAGCGGTATCAAAAGATCGGAATTGGAAACGCAATCTGTAAGAGGAGAATCTTTTACTGTGATAGACAACAAATTGACAAAAGATGCCAACGTCCCTATCCAATTGAAGGAAACGGCGGAGTACATTAAAGACTATAAAGCGCTGAAAGCCATTTGGGAAGCTTTGGACGGAAAGAATTGGAGATATTATAGTGGGACGATAAACAATACTATTCACAGTTTAAACTGGAACTTCAACAAAGAACTTGATATGTGGGGTGACCAACCCGGTGTTGATTTGGATAATAATGGGCGTGTCACCGGACTCTCGCTTGCCGGTTTCGGTGCCAAAGGCAGAGTACCCGATGCTATCGGACAATTAACTGAATTAAAAGTGCTTTCGTTCGGTACACATAGCGAAACGGTGAGCGGCAGATTATTTGGAGATGAAGAACTGACTCCGGACATGAGCGAGGAAAGAAAGCATAGAATTCGTATGCACTATAAGAAAATGTTCCTTGACTATGACCAACGCTTGAATTTGTCAGACCTACTACAAGATGCCATTAATAGAAATCCTGAAATGAAACCGATCAAGAAGGATAGCCGTATTTCATTGAAAGATACACAAATCGGTAATCTTACCAATCGAATAACGTTTATTTCGAAGGCTATTCAACGGTTGACCAAGTTGCAGATTATCTATTTTGCTAATTCTCCTTTTACCTATGATAATATTGCTGTCGATTGGGAAGATGCCAACTCGGATTATGCCAAACAGTATGAAAATGAAGAATTGAGTTGGAGTAATTTGAAAGATCTCACGGATGTAGAGTTGTATAACTGTCCGAATATGACGCAGCTTCCGGACTTCTTGTATGATCTTCCTGAATTACAGTCATTGAACATTGCATGTAACAGAGGCATTAGTGCTGCCCAATTAAAAGCTGATTGGACACGACTCGCTGACGATGAGGATACAGGACCTAAAATTCAGATTTTTTATATGGGTTATAATAATTTGGAAGAGTTTCCCGCATCTGCTTCTTTACAGAAGATGGTGAAACTAGGCTTACTTGATTGTGTGCATAATAAGGTAAGACATCTGGAAGCTTTTGGTACCAATGTTAAACTGACTGACCTTAAGTTAGACTACAATCAGATTGAAGAGATTCCGGAAGATTTCTGTGCATTTACCGATCAAGTGGAAGGCTTAGGATTTTCTCATAATAAGCTGAAATATATTCCGAATATATTCAATGCCAAGTCGGTATATGTGATGGGATCTGTAGATTTCTCGTATAATAAAATAGGTTCGGAGGGACGTAACATCAGTTGTTCGATGGATGATTACAAAGGTATTAATGCCTCAACGGTAACCTTGTCATATAACGAAATCCAGAAGTTCCCTACAGAACTGTTTGCAACCGGTTCTCCGATTTCGACAATTATCCTGAGCAACAATTTAATGACATCGATTCCGGAAAATTCATTGAAACCAAAAGACGGAAACTATAAGAATACGTATTTGCTGACTACTATAGATTTGCGTTTCAATAAATTGACCAGCTTGTCTGATGACTTCCGGGCGACTACCTTACCTTATTTGAGCAATATGGACGTTAGCTATAATTGTTTCTCTTCGTTCCCGACGCAACCGTTGAACAGTAGCCAGTTGAAAGCTTTCGGAATTCGCCATCAACGTGATGCGGAAGGCAATCGTATCTTGCGCCAATGGCCGACCGGTATCACTACTTGCCCTAGTTTGATCCAATTGCAAATTGGTTCTAACGACATCCGTAAAGTAGACGAGAAACTGACACCGCAGCTTTATATATTGGATATTGCAGACAATCCCAACATCTCGATTGATGTAACTAGCGTATGTCCTTATATTGAGGCAGGTATGTATGTTCTGTTATATGATAAGACACAAGATATTCGTGGTTGTGATGCTTTGGGTATTGAACGATAA
- a CDS encoding BACON domain-containing protein translates to MKYFSKITLGLILCMGIISSCKDDDETRIDGISVDKEEIAIGAEGGTEKIAVSSNDQWVVRVSKPWIAVSPANGFGSAVCELTIDSTLTNVARTAQISFTMNGREPSLVTVTQFGFGKQILVKEPEVEIPSSDAFDNRHFKSIISTNVNFKIGSVDYSFAEEATMTEEEKREVEGERSGWVTLPKDKDLAVNLDKGARPRTLKVDFRWGMNVAPYTRVAKIHLVPVDENDQLVDNNGNKIDAVVLTVTQKAAMKIEDNRAGDSLAIITINSKLQSMMSFDTSESMMNWSFVTLWEATDKEIKDGIVPTEAVGRVRSVSYAMIDLQDGETFPKEIRHLKYLESFSVQSNANRQIRTISLGEEICELEYLKDLTIFSFGINALPENFIKLGKKLENLDLASNNFQSLSVVTDVVNEKNFPHLRYLTLTGCRATETLKDMSLIDGNNQYNGRDVGLHVDISQGQPEREAFLKLLTWDKLISLQMSYNFLEGELPTDAEVRAALRAADKPETYQSDDFFSKDELTAKPSIFMDKISRDTCQWLLTTDNQVRYRKQTPVSGQDIPRVLPFARTVHINLNFLTGALPNWLLFHPYFVYWGPESMIFNQQEDGRNSKGNTVGFNNVDIVNYDFSYYYGSTDPGTNQIVSGVAYPLYFRKFVLSGTTD, encoded by the coding sequence ATGAAATATTTTAGTAAAATAACATTAGGACTAATTCTTTGCATGGGGATCATCTCCTCATGTAAGGATGACGACGAAACAAGGATCGATGGCATTTCGGTAGATAAAGAAGAAATAGCTATCGGTGCAGAAGGAGGAACAGAGAAGATCGCCGTTTCATCTAATGATCAATGGGTGGTACGCGTTTCTAAACCTTGGATTGCCGTTTCACCGGCAAACGGTTTTGGTTCAGCGGTATGTGAACTTACCATAGACTCTACACTGACGAATGTTGCGCGTACAGCACAGATAAGTTTCACAATGAATGGTCGTGAGCCTAGCTTGGTTACGGTTACACAGTTCGGTTTCGGTAAGCAAATCTTGGTGAAAGAACCTGAAGTGGAAATCCCCAGTTCGGATGCATTCGATAACCGTCACTTTAAATCAATTATCTCTACTAACGTAAATTTCAAAATCGGAAGTGTGGATTATTCTTTCGCAGAAGAGGCTACGATGACTGAAGAGGAGAAAAGAGAGGTAGAAGGAGAACGTAGCGGTTGGGTGACATTGCCGAAGGATAAAGATCTAGCGGTGAATTTAGACAAAGGAGCACGTCCCCGTACTCTTAAAGTGGATTTCCGTTGGGGAATGAATGTGGCTCCCTATACCCGTGTGGCAAAGATCCATCTGGTTCCAGTAGATGAGAATGACCAATTGGTGGACAATAACGGTAATAAAATAGATGCTGTAGTGTTGACTGTAACACAAAAAGCAGCTATGAAGATTGAGGATAATCGTGCCGGTGACTCATTGGCTATTATTACTATCAATAGCAAACTCCAGAGCATGATGAGTTTTGATACCAGTGAAAGTATGATGAACTGGAGTTTTGTAACCCTTTGGGAAGCTACTGATAAAGAAATAAAAGATGGAATAGTTCCTACTGAAGCTGTAGGGCGTGTGAGGTCTGTAAGTTATGCAATGATTGATTTGCAAGACGGTGAAACATTCCCCAAAGAAATTCGTCATCTGAAATACCTGGAATCATTTTCAGTTCAGAGTAATGCCAACCGACAAATACGTACTATTTCTTTAGGAGAAGAAATTTGCGAATTGGAGTATCTGAAGGATCTGACAATATTCTCTTTTGGTATAAATGCTCTCCCTGAGAATTTTATTAAATTGGGTAAGAAACTGGAGAATTTGGATTTGGCAAGTAATAATTTCCAGTCGTTGTCTGTAGTTACAGATGTGGTGAACGAAAAGAATTTCCCGCACTTGAGATATTTGACATTAACCGGATGTCGTGCTACGGAAACACTGAAAGATATGAGCTTGATTGATGGGAACAACCAATACAATGGTAGGGATGTCGGTCTGCATGTTGATATTTCTCAAGGACAACCTGAAAGAGAAGCTTTCTTGAAGTTATTGACTTGGGATAAACTGATTTCATTGCAAATGTCATATAACTTCTTGGAGGGAGAATTACCTACAGACGCAGAGGTGAGAGCGGCATTGAGAGCTGCAGATAAACCGGAAACTTATCAATCGGATGATTTCTTCAGTAAAGATGAGTTGACTGCCAAGCCATCCATATTCATGGATAAGATATCTAGAGATACTTGCCAGTGGCTGTTGACGACCGACAATCAGGTAAGATATCGGAAGCAGACTCCAGTAAGCGGGCAGGATATTCCGCGTGTGTTACCGTTTGCCCGTACAGTTCATATTAATTTGAACTTCCTGACAGGTGCTTTGCCTAATTGGTTGCTATTCCATCCTTACTTTGTATATTGGGGACCCGAAAGCATGATATTCAATCAGCAAGAAGACGGCAGAAACTCAAAAGGAAATACAGTGGGATTCAATAATGTGGATATCGTAAACTACGATTTTTCTTATTATTACGGAAGTACAGACCCCGGGACAAATCAAATTGTTAGCGGTGTCGCTTATCCGTTGTATTTTAGAAAATTTGTATTGTCGGGAACTACAGACTAG
- a CDS encoding subtilase family N-terminal domain-containing protein: MKKNFLYTALFALMLASCSEQEVIEQPSTPTGGTEVQLPADVTSGELLIKFDPAMTEILDQALTVATRSGGAMTRSGIPSTDEVLDILGTYHFERIFPVDTKNEERTRTSGLHLWYRVKFDENTDLKEAAGRLAKLGEVAKVQANSHIQRAYRVDGYRSYVSESALRQKAATRTVTTGSTFSDPGLAYQWHYNNSGNNPFDNQNVLKNGSRPGCDVGCMEAWKKCTGDPSIIVAVLDEGVMYTHPDLKGNMWINEKEELYADKDADGNGYKDDKYGYNFVSNSGIISWMDAVDTGHGTHVAGTIAAMNNNGEGVCGIAGGDGSKNSGVKIMSCQVFAGEAGVTLDAEARAIKYAADNGAVILQCSWGYNSSLANLIEGYTPGPGSEEEWEKLYPLEKDALDYFINNAGSPNGVIDGGLAIFASGNEYAGMAAFPAAYSKCISVSAVAADFTPASYSNYGKEVTISAPGGDTEYYNPVGQDDPEGWEEGIHSGSILSTWIQNGNATYGFMDGTSMACPHVSGVAALGLSYAVKQRRHFKASEFVELLKSSTKPLDSWYNTGEVKAYYRNHISSGASATRVELSKYVGKMGAGLLDAGMLLNNIEGNGSDMVVPNMYVAEGAASTLNLACYFVNGENLTYTCTSGDTTVASVSVNGTFMTVSGVKTGATRITVKVSNGSEQSITVTVRKKANDNGWM, encoded by the coding sequence ATGAAGAAAAATTTCTTATATACAGCACTGTTTGCCTTGATGCTGGCTTCATGCTCGGAACAAGAAGTGATCGAACAACCGTCTACCCCAACAGGGGGGACGGAAGTTCAGCTTCCGGCTGATGTCACTTCCGGTGAATTGCTGATTAAATTCGATCCTGCAATGACAGAGATTCTTGATCAGGCTCTCACAGTTGCAACAAGGAGTGGGGGGGCTATGACCCGTTCCGGGATTCCTTCTACTGACGAAGTGTTGGATATTCTGGGTACATATCATTTTGAACGTATATTTCCGGTAGACACTAAAAATGAAGAACGTACCCGTACTTCAGGATTACATTTGTGGTATCGGGTAAAGTTTGATGAAAATACAGACTTGAAGGAAGCCGCCGGTCGTCTTGCTAAATTAGGCGAAGTAGCTAAAGTACAGGCTAACAGTCACATTCAGCGTGCTTACAGAGTTGATGGCTATCGGAGTTATGTTAGTGAGAGTGCATTGCGACAGAAGGCGGCAACACGTACTGTTACGACAGGAAGCACCTTCTCCGATCCCGGATTGGCATATCAATGGCATTATAATAACAGTGGCAATAACCCTTTTGACAATCAGAACGTATTGAAAAATGGTTCCAGGCCGGGGTGTGATGTCGGTTGTATGGAAGCATGGAAGAAGTGTACGGGCGATCCTTCTATCATTGTTGCTGTGCTGGATGAAGGTGTGATGTATACCCATCCTGATTTGAAAGGTAATATGTGGATCAATGAAAAGGAAGAACTTTATGCAGATAAGGATGCTGACGGTAACGGATATAAGGACGATAAATATGGCTACAATTTCGTGAGCAATTCAGGAATCATTTCGTGGATGGATGCAGTTGACACGGGACACGGGACGCACGTTGCAGGTACTATTGCTGCTATGAATAATAATGGCGAAGGTGTTTGCGGTATTGCCGGTGGCGATGGTTCCAAAAACTCCGGAGTGAAAATTATGTCATGTCAAGTGTTTGCGGGTGAAGCCGGTGTTACCTTGGATGCTGAAGCAAGGGCTATAAAATATGCGGCTGATAATGGCGCAGTCATTCTTCAGTGTAGCTGGGGATACAACTCTTCCTTGGCCAATCTGATTGAAGGATATACTCCCGGTCCGGGATCGGAAGAAGAATGGGAAAAATTGTATCCGTTGGAAAAAGATGCATTGGACTACTTTATCAATAATGCCGGTTCGCCCAATGGGGTGATAGACGGTGGACTGGCAATTTTCGCTTCCGGAAACGAATATGCGGGAATGGCTGCATTTCCTGCTGCTTATTCCAAATGTATATCTGTCAGTGCGGTAGCGGCCGATTTTACTCCGGCCTCATATAGCAACTATGGAAAGGAAGTCACGATATCTGCTCCAGGTGGTGATACGGAATATTACAATCCGGTGGGGCAAGATGACCCTGAAGGTTGGGAAGAAGGAATCCATTCCGGTTCTATTCTCTCGACTTGGATACAAAACGGTAATGCGACCTATGGATTTATGGATGGTACATCTATGGCTTGTCCGCATGTATCAGGAGTTGCAGCATTGGGGTTGTCGTATGCTGTCAAACAACGTCGTCATTTTAAAGCAAGTGAGTTTGTCGAACTATTGAAATCATCTACAAAACCACTCGATAGCTGGTATAATACAGGAGAAGTGAAGGCTTACTATCGTAACCACATCTCATCCGGAGCTTCCGCTACTAGAGTAGAGTTATCGAAATATGTGGGCAAGATGGGAGCAGGTTTGCTGGATGCCGGAATGTTGCTTAACAATATTGAGGGTAATGGTTCTGATATGGTAGTACCCAATATGTATGTAGCAGAAGGTGCAGCATCGACTTTAAACCTTGCCTGCTATTTTGTTAATGGAGAGAATCTAACTTATACCTGCACATCGGGTGATACAACTGTCGCTTCAGTATCTGTCAATGGTACGTTTATGACAGTATCCGGGGTAAAAACCGGTGCAACCCGTATTACAGTGAAAGTAAGCAATGGAAGCGAACAATCCATTACTGTTACCGTTCGCAAGAAGGCTAATGATAATGGTTGGATGTAA
- a CDS encoding DUF1573 domain-containing protein, whose translation MKPVTWIRFFLLCVVIGQFRAVEARNVHFTPQEKTDTLINPPLIKGAEHILRFDKTVLNIGTLTEDDAPKMYRFTCTNVSGKAINLTRVRTTCGCAVADVRTGEISPGETRVVVLTYHPKNHPGTIDTNAFVYLSSSDKMPVARLTLIGNVLPGADEWGRYPYKMGKLRLKQNRIEFREVNAGKRPSERILCGNSGNQSLRLSAAVIPEFATFRTEPEVISPGSEADVVITIDASLIPVEKGRSFTFPIIIEGVEGQPSDRTLNIKVNCIK comes from the coding sequence ATGAAACCAGTTACTTGGATACGATTCTTTTTATTATGTGTAGTCATCGGACAATTCCGGGCGGTTGAAGCCCGGAATGTCCATTTCACTCCACAGGAAAAAACAGATACGCTGATAAATCCGCCGTTGATAAAAGGAGCGGAACATATTCTGCGTTTTGACAAGACTGTGCTGAATATCGGGACATTAACCGAAGATGATGCTCCAAAAATGTATCGTTTCACATGTACTAATGTAAGTGGCAAAGCCATAAATCTTACCCGTGTAAGAACTACTTGTGGATGTGCGGTAGCAGATGTACGTACAGGGGAGATATCTCCCGGTGAAACGAGAGTTGTAGTATTGACTTATCATCCGAAGAATCATCCCGGAACGATAGACACGAATGCTTTTGTTTATCTGTCTTCTTCGGACAAAATGCCTGTGGCACGCCTTACATTAATAGGTAATGTGTTGCCGGGAGCGGATGAATGGGGACGTTATCCATATAAGATGGGTAAATTGAGACTGAAACAAAACCGGATAGAATTTCGGGAAGTAAATGCGGGAAAGCGTCCTTCCGAACGAATCCTGTGTGGTAACAGCGGAAACCAATCATTGCGTTTGTCGGCTGCTGTTATTCCTGAGTTTGCAACTTTTCGTACCGAGCCGGAAGTAATCAGTCCGGGTAGTGAAGCCGACGTTGTGATTACAATAGACGCCTCACTGATTCCTGTGGAAAAAGGTCGTTCATTTACTTTTCCTATTATTATAGAGGGAGTGGAAGGGCAACCGTCAGACCGAACATTGAATATAAAAGTAAACTGTATTAAGTAA
- a CDS encoding lipocalin family protein gives MKNIFKLMALFAFVLCFASCDDDEKVEIPALPVTAANLNGTWQLSEWNGQALAEGTYCYITFNRRELTFEMYQKFDSMYARYITGSFNIENDPYLGYVISGEYDFGNGDWNNDYIVTDLLESGSMIWTVKDDDSDVNKYVRCEKVPESIIEEAKTNKN, from the coding sequence ATGAAGAATATTTTCAAATTAATGGCTTTATTCGCCTTCGTGCTTTGTTTCGCATCCTGTGACGACGATGAAAAGGTAGAGATTCCTGCCTTGCCGGTCACTGCTGCTAATTTAAACGGAACGTGGCAACTTTCTGAATGGAACGGACAAGCTCTGGCAGAAGGTACATATTGCTATATAACTTTTAATCGTAGAGAACTGACTTTTGAAATGTATCAGAAGTTTGACAGTATGTATGCACGTTATATTACTGGTTCTTTTAATATAGAAAACGATCCTTATCTGGGATATGTTATTAGTGGTGAATATGATTTTGGTAATGGTGACTGGAACAATGACTATATCGTAACGGATTTGCTAGAATCCGGTTCCATGATTTGGACTGTAAAAGATGATGATAGTGACGTGAATAAATATGTCCGTTGCGAAAAAGTACCTGAATCAATAATCGAAGAGGCTAAAACCAACAAGAATTAA